In Deinococcus sp. QL22, the following are encoded in one genomic region:
- a CDS encoding polynucleotide kinase-phosphatase, producing MTDTPAVNTPTGTITDIALPELALVALIGASSAGKSSFAARHFLPSEVLSSDAFRALVSDDENSLEATADAFDSLYYIAGKRLSRGRLTVIDATNVRPTDRQKLVDLARAYDVLPVAVVLDLPRSTLEARHAARTDRDFPASVIVRQLTELRRTLRGLGKEGFRHVWALRSEAEVDTAHVRRVPLHTNRRELTGPFDFIGDVHGCLPELRELLTRLGYTENGDSPESEHFTPPQGRTAVFVGDLVDRGPHSVGVLRLVMNMVKTGAALCVPGNHDEKLKRALDGKAVRVLHGLDETLAALDEAGEDFKREVKTFIERLVSHLVLDDGRVVVAHAGLPEKYQGRSSGRVRSFALYGDVDGSKDELGLPVRRDWARTYKGAAQVIYGHTPVARPVWVNRTIDIDTGCAFGGSLTALRYPEQELVSVPAHAQYAVPPRPLAEAEAEEIAAFDLATFSQPGKIHTRTFGGILVKGGERMAAVELWSRFGIEPGWGVYLPPTMSPVETSSLPDYLEHPTEAWAYYRAQGVPSVICQEKHMGSRAVLVLARTGQAARRVFGIEGAPDSTGRIYTRTGRAFFAGEKADWEAPILARAHAAAEAAGLWDTLKSDWAVLDAEILPWSLKAGELLRGQYAAVGAAGNAVLPAAAAALADAAERGLAHLPELTELQASIHDRAAALHAYRDAYRAYVRRVDSVDDVQIRPFHLLASEGTVHTDKDHLWHLNTLGTLADADPGLFGRTDSRVVDLADAAAVAGAEAWWHALTEAGGEGMVVKPLTFLEAENRTLQPAMKVRGREYLRIIYGPEYTRPDNLNRLRARALGAKRARALREFHLGLEGLARLAEGAASTIIQECVLGVLALESDPIDARL from the coding sequence ATGACCGACACCCCCGCCGTAAACACCCCCACTGGCACCATCACCGACATCGCCCTCCCCGAACTGGCCCTGGTTGCCCTGATCGGCGCGTCGTCGGCGGGCAAAAGCAGCTTCGCAGCGCGGCATTTCCTGCCCAGTGAGGTGCTCAGCAGCGACGCCTTCCGCGCCCTGGTCAGCGACGACGAGAACAGCCTAGAAGCCACCGCCGACGCCTTCGACAGCCTGTACTACATAGCGGGCAAACGCCTGAGCCGGGGTCGCCTGACCGTGATAGACGCGACCAATGTGCGCCCCACTGACCGCCAAAAACTGGTGGACTTGGCGCGGGCGTATGACGTGTTGCCCGTCGCCGTCGTGCTGGATTTGCCGCGCAGCACGCTGGAAGCTCGGCACGCGGCCCGCACAGACCGGGACTTCCCGGCGTCGGTGATCGTGCGGCAACTCACGGAGCTTCGGCGGACGCTGCGCGGGCTGGGCAAGGAGGGCTTCCGGCACGTGTGGGCGCTGCGTTCGGAGGCGGAGGTGGACACCGCCCATGTGCGGCGCGTGCCTCTGCACACCAACCGCCGCGAGTTGACCGGGCCATTCGACTTTATCGGCGACGTTCACGGCTGCCTACCCGAACTGCGCGAGCTGCTGACGCGGCTGGGCTATACGGAAAACGGAGACAGCCCAGAAAGTGAACACTTCACGCCGCCGCAGGGCCGAACCGCCGTGTTCGTGGGCGACCTCGTAGACCGGGGGCCGCACAGCGTGGGCGTGCTGAGGTTGGTCATGAACATGGTCAAAACGGGCGCGGCGCTATGCGTTCCCGGCAACCACGATGAAAAGCTGAAGCGGGCGCTGGACGGCAAAGCGGTGCGTGTCCTGCACGGGTTAGACGAAACGTTGGCTGCACTGGACGAGGCAGGCGAGGACTTCAAGCGGGAAGTCAAAACCTTCATAGAGCGCCTCGTCAGCCACCTCGTGCTGGACGATGGGCGAGTCGTGGTGGCGCACGCGGGACTGCCCGAAAAGTATCAGGGCCGCAGTTCGGGGCGGGTGCGGAGTTTTGCCCTCTACGGCGATGTAGACGGCAGCAAAGACGAATTGGGACTGCCCGTACGCCGCGACTGGGCACGCACCTACAAGGGCGCGGCGCAGGTGATTTACGGCCATACCCCGGTGGCCCGCCCGGTCTGGGTCAACCGCACCATCGACATAGATACCGGCTGCGCGTTCGGCGGCAGCCTGACCGCCCTGCGCTACCCCGAACAGGAACTCGTCAGCGTGCCTGCCCATGCCCAGTACGCCGTGCCCCCGCGCCCGCTGGCCGAAGCCGAGGCCGAAGAAATCGCCGCCTTCGATCTCGCCACGTTCAGTCAGCCGGGCAAGATTCACACGCGCACTTTTGGCGGAATCTTGGTGAAGGGCGGCGAGCGGATGGCCGCCGTGGAATTGTGGAGCCGATTTGGCATAGAACCCGGCTGGGGCGTGTATCTGCCGCCCACCATGAGTCCGGTGGAGACCAGCAGCCTGCCCGACTATCTGGAACATCCCACCGAGGCGTGGGCCTATTACCGCGCTCAGGGTGTGCCCAGCGTGATTTGCCAGGAGAAACACATGGGCAGCCGCGCCGTACTGGTGCTGGCGCGAACTGGGCAAGCAGCGCGGCGGGTGTTTGGGATAGAAGGTGCGCCGGACAGTACAGGCCGCATCTACACACGCACCGGGCGGGCCTTTTTCGCCGGAGAGAAGGCCGACTGGGAAGCTCCCATTCTGGCCCGCGCCCACGCTGCGGCCGAAGCTGCGGGCCTGTGGGACACTCTAAAGTCGGATTGGGCTGTACTGGACGCCGAAATTCTGCCGTGGAGCCTGAAGGCCGGGGAGCTGCTGCGCGGGCAATACGCTGCGGTAGGGGCCGCCGGAAACGCCGTGCTGCCCGCTGCTGCCGCTGCTTTGGCTGACGCCGCAGAGCGTGGACTGGCCCATCTGCCCGAACTGACCGAACTGCAGGCCAGCATCCATGACCGCGCCGCCGCCCTGCACGCTTACCGCGACGCCTACCGCGCCTACGTGCGCCGGGTCGACAGCGTAGATGACGTGCAGATCAGGCCTTTTCACCTGTTGGCCTCGGAAGGCACAGTCCACACCGACAAAGACCATCTGTGGCACCTGAATACGCTGGGCACGCTGGCCGACGCCGATCCGGGGCTGTTTGGCCGCACCGATTCCCGCGTGGTGGACTTGGCCGACGCCGCAGCAGTCGCCGGAGCAGAAGCGTGGTGGCACGCGCTGACGGAAGCGGGCGGCGAGGGCATGGTGGTCAAGCCACTGACCTTTTTGGAGGCCGAGAACCGCACCCTGCAACCCGCCATGAAGGTACGCGGACGCGAATACCTGCGAATTATCTATGGCCCGGAATACACCCGCCCCGACAACCTGAACCGCCTGCGGGCGCGGGCCTTGGGAGCCAAGCGGGCGCGGGCCCTGCGCGAATTCCATCTGGGGCTGGAGGGCTTGGCGCGGCTGGCAGAGGGCGCGGCCAGCACCATCATTCAGGAGTGCGTATTAGGTGTGTTGGCGCTGGAAAGCGACCCGATAGACGCCCGGCTGTAA
- the rdgB gene encoding RdgB/HAM1 family non-canonical purine NTP pyrophosphatase, which produces MNDSTTNTGPTRKRIVVATGNAGKVREIEEALGDLNWQLDDMGAFPMPEETGVTYEENAAMKACAAAITMNRTALADDSGLEVEVLGGEPGVYSARYGNRPTDLDRNMYLLERLRGKSNRRAKFVSVVILAYPDGHLESYRGEVPGVILEGPRGEGGFGYDPLFVPDGETRTLAEMSVAEKRAISHRGRALAALIEAHKGGEPEREVTRLE; this is translated from the coding sequence ATGAACGACAGCACCACCAACACTGGCCCTACCCGCAAACGAATCGTGGTGGCGACTGGTAACGCCGGAAAAGTCCGCGAAATAGAAGAAGCTCTGGGCGACCTGAACTGGCAACTGGACGACATGGGAGCCTTTCCGATGCCCGAAGAAACTGGCGTGACCTACGAAGAAAACGCCGCCATGAAAGCCTGCGCCGCCGCCATTACGATGAATCGCACCGCGCTGGCCGACGATTCGGGCCTGGAAGTGGAAGTCCTCGGCGGCGAGCCGGGCGTGTACTCGGCCCGCTACGGCAACCGACCCACCGACCTAGACCGCAACATGTATCTGCTGGAGCGCCTGCGCGGAAAATCCAACCGCCGCGCCAAATTTGTGAGCGTGGTCATTTTGGCCTACCCGGACGGCCATCTGGAGTCTTACCGTGGAGAAGTGCCGGGCGTGATTCTGGAAGGCCCACGCGGTGAGGGCGGCTTCGGCTACGATCCGCTGTTCGTGCCCGACGGCGAAACCCGCACGCTGGCTGAAATGAGCGTGGCCGAAAAACGCGCCATCAGCCACAGGGGCCGGGCGTTGGCGGCGCTGATAGAAGCGCATAAGGGCGGAGAGCCGGAGCGGGAAGTGACGAGACTGGAATAA
- a CDS encoding HNH endonuclease, whose product MQGMNTPTSVIKTVNGGEEAARPPARVAPDLNAPRVLVLNASYEPLHVTSAKRAITLVQYGVAEVLEDSADVVRSPSTTINVPSVIRLRRYVRRPRVHPVPFNRRNVLRRDTFACQYCGSPDDLTLDHVMPRSRGGRHNWDNVTTACRVCNQRKGSRTPDEAGMHLRTRPRAPTFGVYAHGQFAHWQPGWAKYIGQ is encoded by the coding sequence ATGCAGGGCATGAACACCCCGACGAGTGTGATCAAAACCGTGAATGGAGGAGAGGAAGCAGCGAGGCCGCCCGCCCGCGTTGCGCCGGATCTGAACGCCCCGCGAGTGCTGGTGCTGAACGCTTCCTACGAGCCGCTGCATGTCACGAGCGCCAAACGCGCCATCACACTCGTGCAGTACGGGGTGGCCGAGGTGCTGGAGGACAGTGCCGATGTGGTCAGGTCGCCCAGCACCACCATCAATGTGCCCAGCGTGATCCGGCTGCGCCGCTATGTTCGCCGTCCCCGCGTGCATCCGGTGCCCTTCAACCGCCGCAATGTGCTGCGCCGCGATACCTTCGCCTGCCAGTACTGCGGCTCGCCCGACGACCTGACCCTCGATCATGTGATGCCCCGCTCGCGTGGTGGGCGGCACAACTGGGACAACGTGACCACCGCTTGCAGGGTGTGCAACCAGCGCAAGGGGAGCCGCACCCCCGACGAGGCCGGGATGCACCTCCGCACCCGGCCTCGCGCCCCAACGTTCGGCGTGTACGCGCATGGGCAGTTTGCACACTGGCAACCGGGGTGGGCCAAGTACATCGGGCAGTAA
- a CDS encoding GNAT family N-acetyltransferase, which produces MTAHPIKHRPISYRIRATFDFADLGKLREAAWGGQNDGSWWKPVLERSLTWVTAHDGAALVGFVNVAWDGGTHAFLLDTTVHPDWQRRGIGRQLVRRAAEAAQTGDVEWLHVDFEPHLTEFYAACGFQTTSAGLLRLK; this is translated from the coding sequence GTGACCGCCCACCCCATCAAACACCGTCCCATCAGTTACCGCATCCGGGCCACCTTTGACTTTGCCGACTTGGGCAAGCTGCGGGAAGCCGCATGGGGCGGGCAGAATGACGGCTCCTGGTGGAAACCTGTGTTGGAACGCAGTCTGACCTGGGTCACGGCCCACGACGGCGCGGCGTTGGTGGGCTTCGTGAACGTGGCGTGGGACGGCGGCACTCACGCCTTTTTGCTGGATACGACGGTACATCCAGACTGGCAACGGCGCGGCATTGGCAGGCAACTGGTGCGCCGCGCTGCCGAAGCCGCCCAAACCGGAGACGTGGAATGGCTGCATGTGGACTTCGAGCCGCACCTGACAGAGTTTTACGCCGCGTGCGGGTTTCAGACCACGTCGGCGGGCTTGCTGCGGTTGAAATAA
- a CDS encoding glycine C-acetyltransferase gives MSVTLSARLSTELSALRDSGLLIRPRVLEAPQRARTRVDGVDVVNLASNNYLGFADHPEIKARAAEYLQTWGAGAGAVRTIAGTLQIHEDFETQLAAFKHTGSALVLQSGFTTNQGVLGTLLQPGDVVVSDELNHASIIDGLRLTKATKKIYKHSDPADLNRVLSENDTEGLKMVVTDGVFSMDGDIAPLDELVAVARKHGAVTYVDDAHGSGVLGAEGRGTVHHFGLEGAEDVIQVGTLSKAWGAVGGYAAGHADLRQLLINRARPYLFSTAQPPAVVGALAAALELVQRDPSLMERLWSNTRYFKAELATLGFDTMGSQTPITPVLFGEPEAAFEASRRLLAEGVFAVGLGFPTVPRGLARIRNIVTAEHTKEDLDFALGAYERVGKALGIIGA, from the coding sequence ATGTCTGTGACCCTGTCTGCCCGCCTCAGCACCGAACTTTCGGCCCTGCGAGACAGCGGCCTGCTGATTCGCCCCCGCGTGCTGGAAGCCCCGCAGCGTGCCCGCACCCGCGTAGACGGCGTGGACGTGGTGAACCTCGCCAGCAACAATTATCTGGGCTTTGCCGACCACCCCGAGATCAAGGCGCGGGCCGCCGAATACCTGCAGACGTGGGGCGCAGGCGCAGGCGCGGTGCGAACCATCGCCGGAACGCTGCAAATTCATGAAGACTTTGAAACGCAACTGGCCGCCTTTAAGCACACCGGCAGCGCACTGGTGCTGCAAAGCGGCTTTACGACCAATCAGGGCGTGCTGGGTACCCTGCTGCAACCCGGCGACGTGGTGGTCAGCGACGAACTGAACCACGCCAGCATCATCGACGGCTTGCGCCTGACCAAAGCCACCAAGAAGATTTACAAGCACAGCGACCCCGCCGACCTGAACCGCGTGCTGAGTGAAAACGACACCGAAGGCCTGAAAATGGTGGTCACAGACGGCGTGTTCAGCATGGACGGCGACATTGCCCCGCTGGACGAACTGGTGGCGGTGGCCCGCAAACACGGCGCGGTGACGTATGTGGACGACGCTCACGGTTCGGGCGTGCTGGGCGCAGAGGGACGCGGCACGGTGCATCATTTTGGGCTGGAGGGCGCAGAGGACGTGATTCAGGTGGGCACGCTGAGCAAGGCGTGGGGCGCGGTGGGCGGCTACGCGGCGGGCCACGCCGACCTGCGCCAACTGCTGATCAACCGCGCCCGGCCCTACCTGTTTTCCACGGCCCAGCCGCCTGCAGTGGTGGGCGCGTTGGCGGCGGCCCTGGAACTCGTGCAGCGCGACCCCAGCCTGATGGAGCGCCTGTGGAGCAACACGCGCTACTTCAAGGCAGAACTGGCGACTCTGGGCTTTGACACGATGGGCAGCCAGACGCCCATTACGCCCGTCCTGTTCGGCGAACCCGAAGCAGCATTCGAGGCCAGCCGTCGCCTGCTGGCCGAGGGCGTGTTTGCCGTAGGACTGGGGTTTCCCACCGTGCCGCGTGGCCTGGCCCGTATTCGCAACATCGTGACCGCCGAACACACCAAAGAAGACCTCGACTTTGCGCTGGGAGCGTATGAACGGGTAGGCAAGGCGCTGGGCATCATCGGGGCGTGA
- the dnaX gene encoding DNA polymerase III subunit gamma/tau — MSAIYQRARPIRWDEVIGQEHVKDVLKAALEQGRVGHAYLFSGPRGVGKTTTARLIAMTANCTGPLPKPCGECESCLSVRSGNHPDVLEIDAASNNSVDDVRDLREKVGLAAMRGGKKIYILDEAHMMTRNAFNALLKTLEEPPSHVIFILATTEPEKIIPTILSRCQHYRFRRHTPEEIAGKLAGLAQKEGMNADPDALQLIGRLADGAMRDGESLLERMLAAGTAVTRAAVEDALGLPPSERVRGIASALMLGDAGGAIQGAGQLYRDGFAARTVVEGLVAAFGLALHAELGLGGEKMDGADVPRLLKLQAALDEQDSRFARSADGLSLELALTHALLAADAGTGGTASASAGRTQTAAAVPADVTQRLNRLEKELASLKAGGARAAASGPAVADFDPGARQSGGGRSSTGPAPVREAVNAALNDLEAGELEAAAPMELQGSWAEVTRQASMQLRAFLKPARTHAEAGFVSLTYDDKNAFHAKQVVSKYDELAALVLRVFGPVAFELVTPEGTKRQKMGAGAMGTGAMSTGEVAQAAPTQAPARAKAAASSAASLNPASPNLASPSPAPAASIPPASEVPAFQPTRTQRPAGSSAASNRGPEFAPIDTAPAQTITAQNTAAHSQPAPRSAPVATMEPPAAVPARAQQPTAQRPPQRSSPDDVAAASLPTASPAPWEAEHVADAPPAPSDAGGGDRITPVGASRELYIVEAITEEPDWGDVGGEFQAPTAQASAAPPALDDAPYASFMPERPAPTPRPEAVQPAPKLAPPESKAAPLKAAQGRPADIRAHPMYEEIKGRFSGRVREIGKNRNPAPVVAETDGDEEEAGEI; from the coding sequence ATGAGCGCCATCTATCAGCGGGCGCGGCCCATTCGTTGGGATGAAGTGATAGGGCAAGAACACGTCAAGGATGTGCTGAAAGCTGCGCTGGAACAGGGCCGAGTCGGGCACGCCTACCTGTTTTCGGGGCCGCGTGGCGTGGGCAAAACGACCACCGCCCGCCTGATCGCCATGACCGCCAACTGCACCGGGCCGCTGCCCAAGCCCTGCGGCGAGTGTGAATCGTGCCTCAGCGTGCGCTCTGGCAACCATCCCGACGTACTGGAAATCGACGCGGCCAGCAACAACAGCGTGGACGATGTGCGCGACCTGCGCGAAAAAGTGGGTCTGGCGGCCATGCGCGGCGGCAAAAAAATCTACATCCTCGACGAAGCGCACATGATGACGCGCAACGCCTTCAACGCGCTGCTGAAAACGCTGGAAGAACCGCCCAGCCACGTTATTTTTATTCTCGCCACCACCGAGCCGGAAAAGATCATCCCGACCATTCTGAGCCGCTGCCAACACTACCGTTTTCGCCGCCATACGCCCGAAGAAATTGCCGGAAAATTGGCGGGTCTGGCCCAGAAGGAAGGCATGAATGCCGACCCGGACGCCCTACAACTGATCGGACGTTTGGCCGATGGAGCCATGCGCGACGGCGAGAGCCTGCTGGAACGGATGCTGGCGGCGGGCACGGCAGTGACGCGGGCGGCAGTCGAAGACGCCCTCGGTTTACCCCCCAGCGAGCGCGTGCGCGGCATCGCCTCGGCCCTGATGCTGGGCGACGCAGGCGGCGCGATTCAGGGCGCAGGCCAGCTCTACCGCGACGGATTCGCGGCCCGCACGGTAGTAGAGGGGTTGGTGGCCGCCTTTGGTCTGGCTCTGCACGCCGAACTGGGATTGGGCGGCGAGAAGATGGACGGCGCAGACGTGCCCCGACTGCTGAAGTTGCAGGCCGCGCTGGACGAACAGGATTCCCGCTTTGCCCGCTCTGCCGATGGCCTGAGCCTGGAACTCGCGCTGACACACGCCCTGTTGGCCGCCGATGCCGGAACGGGTGGTACGGCTTCAGCCAGTGCGGGGCGCACCCAGACTGCCGCTGCCGTTCCCGCCGACGTGACCCAACGCCTGAACCGTCTGGAAAAGGAGCTGGCAAGCCTGAAAGCAGGCGGAGCGCGGGCGGCGGCTTCTGGCCCAGCAGTGGCCGACTTTGATCCGGGAGCGCGGCAGAGTGGGGGCGGCAGAAGCAGCACGGGGCCTGCGCCTGTGCGTGAGGCTGTAAACGCCGCACTGAATGACTTGGAAGCGGGTGAGCTGGAGGCAGCCGCGCCGATGGAGTTGCAGGGCAGTTGGGCCGAGGTGACCCGGCAGGCCAGCATGCAGCTCCGGGCCTTTCTGAAGCCTGCCCGCACGCACGCCGAAGCCGGATTTGTCAGCCTGACCTACGACGACAAAAACGCCTTCCATGCCAAGCAGGTGGTCAGCAAATACGATGAATTGGCCGCACTGGTGCTGCGGGTCTTCGGCCCGGTGGCATTTGAATTGGTGACGCCGGAAGGCACGAAGCGCCAGAAGATGGGCGCTGGAGCAATGGGAACTGGGGCAATGAGCACTGGAGAGGTGGCTCAGGCCGCCCCAACTCAGGCCCCGGCCCGTGCCAAGGCTGCCGCCTCTAGCGCTGCTTCACTCAACCCAGCGTCACCCAACCTAGCGTCACCCAGTCCCGCGCCTGCTGCCTCCATTCCCCCCGCCTCCGAAGTGCCCGCCTTCCAACCCACGCGCACCCAGCGTCCGGCCGGCAGCAGTGCGGCCAGTAACAGGGGGCCAGAGTTTGCGCCGATAGACACTGCTCCTGCCCAGACCATCACCGCGCAAAACACAGCCGCTCATTCTCAGCCCGCGCCCCGTTCTGCCCCAGTGGCCACGATGGAGCCGCCCGCTGCTGTACCCGCCCGCGCCCAACAGCCGACTGCACAGCGCCCACCGCAGCGTTCCAGTCCTGATGACGTGGCCGCCGCGTCTCTGCCCACCGCTTCCCCCGCGCCCTGGGAGGCCGAACACGTAGCCGACGCACCGCCCGCGCCCAGCGATGCCGGAGGCGGCGACAGAATCACGCCTGTGGGGGCCAGCCGCGAACTGTACATCGTGGAGGCGATTACCGAGGAACCTGACTGGGGCGATGTGGGCGGCGAGTTTCAAGCCCCTACGGCTCAGGCCAGTGCTGCCCCGCCCGCACTGGACGACGCGCCCTACGCCTCCTTTATGCCCGAACGTCCGGCCCCGACTCCGCGCCCCGAAGCTGTGCAGCCCGCGCCCAAGCTGGCCCCGCCAGAATCGAAGGCCGCACCCTTGAAAGCTGCGCAGGGCCGCCCCGCCGATATCCGCGCCCACCCCATGTACGAGGAAATCAAAGGCAGATTTTCGGGCCGCGTGCGCGAAATCGGCAAGAACCGCAATCCTGCCCCAGTGGTGGCCGAAACAGACGGAGATGAGGAAGAAGCGGGCGAGATCTAA
- the ubiE gene encoding bifunctional demethylmenaquinone methyltransferase/2-methoxy-6-polyprenyl-1,4-benzoquinol methylase UbiE — MTAPPSMPPVGDKQDKGRDVQAMFASIAPRYDLLNRVLSLGIDRSWRREATREALALTGPNGTGARVLDVATGTADFALELKTAAPEAEVIGSDFVPEMLAIGRDKAKSRQIDIVLEEGDALHLPYPDASFDVVTCAFGFRNFADYARGLAEFHRVLSPGGRLVILEFPPPRPGLFGSIFRFYFRHILPRIGALVSGNAGAYTYLPESVLAFPDPERLAGLMRATGFRTRFKLLSFGIAAIHVGDKG; from the coding sequence ATGACTGCCCCGCCGTCCATGCCACCCGTAGGAGACAAGCAAGACAAGGGCCGCGACGTGCAGGCCATGTTCGCCTCTATCGCGCCCCGCTACGACCTGCTGAACCGGGTGCTGAGCCTCGGCATAGACCGCTCGTGGCGACGGGAGGCCACCCGCGAGGCGTTGGCGTTGACAGGGCCAAACGGAACAGGCGCACGGGTGCTGGATGTGGCGACAGGCACTGCAGATTTTGCTCTGGAACTGAAAACCGCCGCCCCAGAAGCCGAAGTGATCGGCAGCGACTTCGTGCCCGAAATGCTGGCGATTGGCCGTGACAAGGCCAAATCCCGCCAGATAGACATTGTGCTGGAGGAAGGCGACGCCCTGCATCTCCCCTACCCCGACGCCAGTTTCGACGTGGTTACCTGTGCGTTCGGCTTCCGCAACTTTGCCGACTATGCACGCGGGCTGGCCGAATTTCACCGAGTCCTCTCGCCGGGTGGACGGCTGGTCATTCTGGAGTTTCCGCCCCCACGTCCGGGCCTGTTCGGAAGCATTTTCCGCTTCTATTTCCGCCATATTTTGCCGCGCATCGGGGCGCTAGTCAGCGGCAATGCCGGGGCTTACACCTACCTGCCCGAAAGCGTGCTGGCCTTCCCTGACCCCGAACGCTTGGCAGGCCTGATGCGTGCCACAGGCTTCCGCACAAGATTTAAGCTGCTGAGTTTCGGGATTGCGGCGATTCATGTGGGAGATAAGGGATAG
- the mutY gene encoding A/G-specific adenine glycosylase, which translates to MLTWFDQHGRALPWRLGTESARDPYRVWVAEILLQQTQVARGLVYYERFLTAFPSVQALAEAPIDAVLKAWEGCGYYARARNLHRAAGVMVAGGIPSTYEGWLALPGVGPYTAAAVSSLAFNEGRAVNDGNVRRVLARLYGERLPTEAWVQARADVLLDQARPGAFNEAVMDLGATICTPKAPRCEVCPLAAWCEARASGEPTAFPAPKVRAAVREVGAVAVLIGNETSAVLERREGALLGGLMGLPSELRGPDETAAEALARLCTRLEAKPGALLGTVTHVMTHRRIVLHVYTAESAHARTPVQDAALSRLDHKALGLLEARRGSLFGVE; encoded by the coding sequence ATGCTGACCTGGTTTGACCAGCATGGGCGGGCGCTGCCTTGGCGGCTGGGAACGGAAAGCGCCCGCGATCCCTACCGCGTCTGGGTGGCCGAAATTTTGCTTCAGCAGACGCAGGTGGCACGCGGGCTGGTGTATTACGAACGCTTTCTGACCGCCTTTCCGAGTGTACAGGCGTTGGCCGAAGCACCTATAGACGCCGTGCTGAAAGCGTGGGAAGGCTGCGGCTACTATGCCCGCGCCCGCAATTTGCACAGAGCGGCGGGCGTGATGGTAGCAGGCGGAATCCCCAGTACCTACGAAGGTTGGCTGGCCTTGCCGGGCGTAGGGCCGTACACGGCGGCGGCGGTGTCCAGTTTGGCCTTCAACGAGGGGCGGGCTGTAAACGACGGCAACGTGCGGCGTGTGCTGGCGCGGCTGTACGGCGAGCGCCTGCCGACTGAAGCGTGGGTGCAGGCGCGGGCCGATGTCCTGCTGGATCAGGCTCGCCCCGGAGCCTTCAACGAGGCGGTCATGGACTTGGGGGCCACCATCTGCACGCCCAAAGCGCCGCGTTGCGAGGTGTGCCCGTTGGCCGCGTGGTGTGAGGCGCGGGCCAGTGGCGAGCCTACGGCCTTTCCGGCCCCCAAAGTGCGGGCAGCGGTGCGGGAAGTGGGGGCGGTGGCCGTGCTGATCGGCAACGAGACGAGCGCCGTACTGGAACGCCGCGAGGGGGCGCTGTTAGGCGGCTTGATGGGCTTGCCGTCCGAACTGCGGGGGCCGGACGAAACAGCGGCAGAGGCTCTGGCCCGCCTCTGCACCCGTTTGGAGGCCAAGCCGGGGGCTTTGCTGGGCACAGTCACGCACGTCATGACCCACCGCCGAATCGTGCTGCACGTGTATACCGCCGAATCAGCGCATGCCCGGACACCTGTGCAGGACGCGGCCCTGTCGCGGTTGGATCACAAGGCGCTGGGATTGCTGGAAGCGCGGCGGGGATCGTTGTTCGGGGTGGAATGA
- a CDS encoding roadblock/LC7 domain-containing protein: protein MTNAVYSMIVRALAGSVSERAAETMLRAALREQNLTSEGVSALEMQRVLSGPLLNRLSVVLPQARARAELRVLASKLEVQYPKAPTLFSETIPVATWDEGAVMTNTGTHWQEPHDLNADDFEFDDPDYTGPVGVRLYDLGSTSGQDDVILDFARMQGVMGVMVCRSTGEVLRVRALRDAAGLSGVVAATALLFQKRALTLMSADLGGQTVCMRPLGQYCVAVVAGPHVNVGRLLAELGQIQVAL from the coding sequence ATGACGAACGCCGTGTACTCCATGATTGTGCGTGCCCTTGCGGGCAGCGTATCTGAACGTGCCGCTGAAACGATGCTGCGGGCCGCGCTGCGCGAACAGAACCTGACCTCGGAAGGCGTCAGCGCCCTAGAGATGCAGCGGGTCTTGTCGGGGCCCCTGCTGAACCGGTTGTCCGTGGTGTTGCCTCAGGCCCGCGCCCGCGCCGAACTGAGGGTGCTTGCCAGCAAATTAGAAGTGCAGTACCCCAAAGCGCCCACCCTGTTTTCTGAAACGATCCCGGTGGCGACGTGGGACGAGGGAGCAGTCATGACCAATACCGGAACCCACTGGCAAGAACCTCACGACCTCAATGCAGACGATTTCGAGTTCGACGACCCCGATTACACCGGGCCGGTAGGCGTGCGGCTGTATGACCTTGGCAGCACCAGCGGTCAGGATGATGTCATTCTGGACTTTGCCCGCATGCAGGGCGTGATGGGCGTGATGGTCTGCCGCTCTACGGGCGAAGTGTTGCGCGTGCGGGCGCTGCGTGACGCCGCTGGCCTGAGCGGTGTGGTGGCGGCCACGGCCCTGTTGTTTCAAAAACGCGCCCTGACCCTGATGTCCGCAGATTTGGGCGGCCAAACGGTGTGCATGAGGCCGCTCGGCCAGTACTGCGTGGCTGTGGTGGCCGGGCCGCACGTGAATGTGGGCCGCCTGCTGGCCGAATTGGGTCAGATTCAGGTGGCGCTGTGA